In one Nostoc sp. KVJ3 genomic region, the following are encoded:
- a CDS encoding NF038130 family PEP-CTERM protein — protein sequence MNFQKLVIGTSMAIGMSALATAPAHATSFSFNNTAEINTYNGGSDGTFTRGNVQGGTDAAIKALTDSDPTSNVELWYSTETPDSNVGFTATEGKYSATVSSVTAADWSSFGSQWVSDLLNAYTPFQSVWNGFSDTTKSSIISSFPSLGIGDPNIGGFQFGQNGGVQLQLVGNLDVKTKLSDTIKSNLDIAWNAVATNPTLKLVLGSKTLDTVSASDVDKILLSPLLSVSTQQKLISLRDLLNFQATLNAYKDPIGVSEIAKVVTGGTTSYAYGFNPTASGITASDDKLSYSAYYTWKTPGYIASTPPSSSVPEPSLMLGLLGVAGVFATQRKFKKASI from the coding sequence ATGAATTTCCAGAAACTTGTAATTGGCACTTCAATGGCTATTGGTATGAGCGCTCTTGCCACTGCTCCAGCACACGCTACATCTTTTAGCTTCAATAATACAGCAGAAATTAACACTTACAATGGCGGCTCAGATGGTACCTTCACTAGAGGGAATGTACAAGGTGGTACTGACGCTGCCATCAAAGCTTTGACAGATAGCGACCCCACTTCTAACGTCGAGCTTTGGTATAGTACCGAAACCCCAGATTCTAACGTTGGCTTCACCGCTACAGAAGGAAAATACAGTGCTACCGTTAGCAGTGTCACTGCTGCTGACTGGAGTAGTTTTGGTTCCCAATGGGTGAGTGATTTGTTAAATGCCTATACTCCATTCCAGTCAGTGTGGAATGGGTTTTCAGACACTACCAAATCATCAATAATAAGTTCTTTTCCTTCATTGGGTATAGGAGATCCTAACATTGGTGGCTTCCAATTCGGTCAAAATGGCGGTGTACAACTGCAATTGGTTGGTAATTTGGATGTAAAGACCAAACTTTCAGATACAATTAAGAGTAATCTTGATATTGCGTGGAATGCAGTTGCAACAAATCCAACCCTGAAATTAGTATTGGGAAGCAAAACATTAGACACTGTAAGCGCTTCAGATGTTGACAAGATTTTATTATCTCCATTACTGTCAGTGTCAACCCAGCAAAAACTGATATCATTGAGAGACCTCCTCAACTTCCAAGCGACATTAAATGCCTACAAAGATCCAATCGGAGTTAGTGAAATTGCCAAAGTAGTTACTGGTGGTACAACCTCCTACGCTTACGGCTTTAATCCCACTGCATCAGGAATTACAGCCTCTGATGACAAGTTATCCTACAGTGCATATTACACTTGGAAGACACCGGGATATATCGCTTCCACGCCTCCTTCAAGCTCAGTCCCAGAACCATCATTAATGCTTGGTCTGTTGGGTGTTGCTGGTGTGTTTGCTACGCAACGCAAATTTAAAAAAGCATCTATTTAA
- a CDS encoding LL-diaminopimelate aminotransferase, with the protein MQFAKRLQPLRSNVFADMDRAKAIALASGQEVIDLSLGSSDLPAEAHVIEAIAQSLHDRSTHGYLLFNGTLGFREAAASWYEQKFGIKVDPQTEVLPLIGSQEGTAHLPLALLNPGDFALLLDPGYPSHAGGVYLASGQIYPMPLRAENAFLPVFADIPAPVLAQSRMMVLSYPHNPTAAIAPISFFQEAVAFCQLHNLALVHDFPYVDLVFAETGEWGDEGDKEITNAQCPIPSILQADPEKSVSIEFFTLSKSYNMGGFRIGYAIGNAELINALRQVKAAVDFNQYRGILNGAIAALTGPQIGVKSAVATFQQRRDTFITALHRIGWNVPTPKATMYIWAKLPSPWSQNSIEFCTQLVKQTGVAASPGAGFGKSGEGYVRFALVHEPPLLEAAVEKISQFLH; encoded by the coding sequence ATGCAATTTGCAAAGCGTTTACAACCCCTGCGATCTAATGTATTTGCTGATATGGACAGAGCCAAGGCGATCGCTTTGGCCTCTGGACAAGAAGTAATTGATTTGTCGTTGGGGTCTTCTGATTTACCTGCTGAGGCACACGTCATCGAGGCGATCGCCCAATCTCTCCACGATCGCAGTACCCACGGCTATCTGTTGTTTAATGGAACCCTTGGGTTTCGTGAAGCCGCAGCTAGCTGGTACGAGCAAAAATTTGGGATCAAAGTCGATCCCCAAACTGAGGTACTACCTCTGATTGGTTCTCAAGAAGGTACAGCCCATTTACCCCTAGCATTGCTCAATCCCGGAGATTTTGCCCTGTTGCTCGATCCTGGTTATCCCTCTCATGCGGGGGGAGTCTATCTAGCCAGCGGTCAAATCTACCCGATGCCATTACGGGCAGAAAACGCTTTTTTACCAGTGTTTGCTGATATTCCTGCCCCAGTTTTAGCTCAGTCGCGGATGATGGTATTAAGTTATCCTCACAATCCCACCGCCGCGATCGCTCCAATATCTTTCTTCCAAGAAGCTGTCGCCTTCTGTCAACTACACAATCTCGCCCTGGTTCACGATTTCCCTTATGTAGATTTAGTATTTGCAGAAACTGGGGAGTGGGGAGATGAGGGAGACAAGGAAATAACCAATGCCCAATGCCCAATTCCCTCAATTCTGCAAGCCGATCCAGAGAAAAGCGTCTCGATTGAATTTTTTACCCTTTCCAAGTCCTACAATATGGGCGGCTTCCGTATTGGCTACGCCATTGGTAATGCTGAGTTAATTAACGCCTTACGCCAGGTAAAAGCCGCCGTTGATTTTAATCAGTATCGAGGAATTTTGAATGGTGCGATCGCAGCCCTAACTGGCCCTCAAATCGGCGTAAAATCTGCTGTCGCTACCTTCCAGCAGCGCCGTGATACTTTCATCACAGCTTTACACCGCATTGGCTGGAATGTTCCTACTCCCAAAGCCACAATGTACATCTGGGCAAAATTACCCTCACCTTGGAGTCAAAACTCCATAGAATTTTGTACTCAGTTAGTTAAACAAACGGGTGTAGCTGCTTCACCAGGTGCTGGCTTTGGCAAATCAGGCGAAGGGTATGTCCGTTTTGCCTTGGTACATGAGCCACCTTTGTTAGAAGCTGCTGTGGAAAAAATTTCTCAGTTCCTTCATTAA
- a CDS encoding thioredoxin family protein, with amino-acid sequence MSKAVITITDAEFETEVLKAEQPVLVYFWASWCGPCQLMSPMINLAATKYSDRLKVVKMEIDPNPLTVKQYQVEGVPALRLFQGQEVLISTEGVIGKDKLLELLDTHLNAN; translated from the coding sequence ATGAGTAAGGCTGTAATCACCATAACTGATGCTGAGTTTGAAACAGAAGTGTTAAAAGCTGAACAGCCTGTATTAGTTTACTTTTGGGCTTCCTGGTGTGGGCCTTGTCAATTGATGTCGCCCATGATTAACTTAGCTGCTACTAAATATAGCGATCGCCTCAAAGTCGTGAAAATGGAAATTGACCCCAATCCACTCACTGTTAAGCAGTACCAAGTGGAAGGCGTACCAGCCCTCAGACTATTTCAGGGCCAGGAAGTTTTAATTTCGACTGAGGGAGTCATCGGTAAAGATAAATTACTCGAACTCTTAGATACCCACTTAAATGCTAATTAG
- a CDS encoding PspA/IM30 family protein: MGLFDRIKRVVSSNLNDLVNKAEDPEKMLEQAILEMQEDLVQLRQGVAQTIAAQKRSEKQYNDAQNEINKWQRNAQLALQKGDENLARQALERKKTYTDTSAALKSSLDTQSTQVETLKRNLIQLESKISEAKTKKEMLRARITTAKAQEQLQNMVSGMNTSSAMSAFERMEEKVLMQEARAQSAGELAGADLESQFARLEGSSDVDDELAALKAQMLPPATPQNQPQLPPQQQTAAPKSNEVVDAELDSLRKQLDQL, translated from the coding sequence ATGGGATTATTCGATCGCATTAAGCGAGTAGTTAGTTCTAACCTCAACGACCTGGTTAACAAAGCCGAAGACCCCGAAAAAATGTTAGAACAAGCCATCCTGGAAATGCAGGAAGACTTGGTACAGCTGCGTCAGGGAGTAGCCCAGACGATCGCCGCCCAAAAACGCAGTGAGAAACAGTATAATGATGCCCAAAATGAAATCAATAAGTGGCAACGCAATGCCCAATTAGCCCTACAAAAAGGTGATGAGAACTTAGCACGACAAGCCCTAGAGCGCAAAAAAACTTATACTGATACCAGCGCCGCCCTCAAATCTAGTTTAGATACCCAAAGCACTCAAGTTGAAACCCTCAAGCGGAACTTAATCCAGCTGGAAAGCAAGATTTCTGAGGCTAAAACTAAGAAAGAAATGCTCAGAGCTAGAATCACCACTGCCAAAGCCCAAGAGCAACTGCAAAACATGGTCAGTGGCATGAATACCAGCAGTGCAATGTCTGCCTTCGAGCGGATGGAAGAAAAAGTCTTGATGCAAGAAGCCCGGGCTCAGTCCGCAGGAGAGTTAGCAGGTGCAGATTTAGAAAGCCAATTTGCTCGCTTGGAAGGTAGTAGCGATGTTGATGATGAATTGGCAGCTTTGAAAGCGCAAATGCTACCACCCGCTACTCCACAAAATCAACCCCAACTGCCACCACAACAACAAACTGCTGCTCCTAAGTCTAATGAGGTGGTTGATGCTGAGTTAGATTCTTTACGCAAGCAATTGGATCAACTATAA
- a CDS encoding PspA/IM30 family protein, giving the protein MELIKRILRVIRANLNSLIRGAEDPEKILEKTVLEMQENLVRLRQGVAQAIATQKRTERQAAAAQSQTEEWYRRAQLALQQGNEPLAREALTKRQAYKETTTALFSQIEQQNDIVARLKKDMRSLELKIAEAKTKKDMYIARARSAEASYRLQEMLGTGSATSSLSAFERMEEKVLQIEAHSEAIAQLGSDDLETQFTSLESNNVDAELAAMKMQVLNQAENTQHNSPLTEDSQNTAQPPQQQLPKTQDS; this is encoded by the coding sequence ATGGAATTAATCAAGCGTATCTTGCGGGTGATTCGCGCTAATCTCAATAGTTTGATCCGGGGTGCAGAAGATCCAGAAAAGATTCTCGAGAAAACTGTTCTGGAGATGCAAGAAAATCTGGTGCGATTGCGGCAGGGTGTAGCACAAGCGATCGCTACCCAAAAACGGACTGAACGACAGGCGGCGGCGGCTCAGTCTCAAACAGAAGAATGGTATCGCCGCGCCCAATTAGCCCTGCAACAAGGCAATGAACCTCTAGCACGCGAAGCTTTGACTAAGCGCCAGGCTTATAAAGAAACCACTACAGCCCTATTTTCCCAGATAGAGCAGCAAAACGATATAGTCGCTAGGCTAAAAAAGGATATGCGATCGCTAGAATTAAAAATTGCCGAGGCGAAAACAAAAAAAGATATGTATATTGCTCGCGCCCGTTCTGCGGAAGCCTCTTATCGTCTCCAGGAAATGCTCGGTACTGGTTCTGCTACCAGCAGCCTAAGCGCCTTTGAGCGGATGGAAGAAAAAGTTTTGCAAATAGAAGCTCATTCAGAAGCCATCGCACAACTCGGTAGCGACGATTTGGAAACACAATTTACTTCTTTAGAATCTAATAATGTGGATGCTGAATTAGCAGCGATGAAGATGCAGGTTTTAAATCAGGCAGAAAACACACAGCATAACAGTCCCCTCACCGAGGACAGCCAGAATACAGCACAGCCTCCCCAACAGCAGTTACCCAAAACTCAAGACTCCTGA
- a CDS encoding DUF721 domain-containing protein, producing MSLKSINEILGVLEKQAKWQEQPFQHLLKCWAEVVGLVVAANTRPLSIQRDVLSVATSSAAWAQNLTFGRTSLLLKLNKKLLTPLVDIRFSTANWQNPSVERKQQQTVSPHEHPSYLGDEISRSDVTPTKDVNTAFGHWTKIMRSRSHGLPLCPQCQSPTPSGELQRWQVCSICAAKKF from the coding sequence ATGTCGTTGAAATCAATTAATGAAATTTTAGGCGTTCTAGAAAAACAGGCTAAATGGCAGGAGCAACCATTTCAACACTTACTTAAATGTTGGGCAGAAGTTGTTGGGCTAGTAGTTGCGGCAAACACTCGACCATTGTCGATTCAACGCGATGTTTTATCGGTAGCAACTTCTAGTGCTGCTTGGGCACAAAACCTGACCTTTGGTCGTACGTCTCTGCTTTTAAAGTTGAATAAAAAGTTGCTAACTCCTTTGGTTGATATTCGCTTCTCTACTGCTAACTGGCAGAATCCATCTGTGGAGAGAAAACAGCAACAAACAGTTTCGCCTCATGAGCATCCTAGTTATCTTGGTGATGAGATTAGCCGCTCTGATGTTACACCCACCAAGGATGTGAATACTGCTTTTGGGCATTGGACGAAGATCATGCGATCGCGATCGCATGGCTTACCCCTTTGTCCCCAATGTCAATCTCCTACACCATCGGGTGAACTCCAGCGATGGCAAGTCTGTTCTATCTGTGCTGCTAAAAAGTTTTAA
- the menB gene encoding 1,4-dihydroxy-2-naphthoyl-CoA synthase, which produces MQINWQTAKTYEDILYQKTDGIAKITINRPHKRNAFRPETVFELYDAFCNAREDTTIGVVLFTGYGPHTDGKYAFCSGGDQSVRGHAGYVDNTGIPRLNVLDLQRLIRSMPKVVIALVAGYAIGGGHVLHLICDLTIAADNAIFGQTGPKVGSFDGGFGASYLARIVGQKKAREIWFLCRQYDAQQALEMGLINCVVPVEQLEAEGIQWAQEILEKSPIAIRCLKAAFNADCDGQAGLQELAGNATLLYYMTEEGSEGKQAFLEKRPPDFRSFPWLP; this is translated from the coding sequence ATGCAAATTAACTGGCAAACTGCCAAAACCTACGAAGACATCCTGTATCAAAAAACTGATGGCATTGCAAAAATCACCATCAACCGTCCCCACAAACGCAATGCTTTCCGTCCTGAAACAGTCTTTGAACTGTACGATGCTTTCTGTAATGCTCGTGAAGATACTACTATTGGTGTTGTTCTATTTACTGGTTATGGGCCGCATACTGATGGTAAATATGCCTTCTGTTCTGGTGGCGATCAAAGTGTACGCGGACATGCTGGTTATGTCGATAACACTGGCATCCCTCGCTTGAATGTGCTGGACTTACAACGCCTGATTCGTTCTATGCCGAAAGTGGTGATTGCTTTAGTGGCTGGATATGCGATCGGTGGTGGACACGTCTTACACTTGATTTGCGACCTTACCATCGCTGCCGATAACGCCATTTTTGGACAAACTGGCCCCAAAGTCGGTAGTTTCGATGGTGGTTTTGGAGCCAGCTATCTCGCCCGCATTGTGGGACAAAAAAAAGCTAGAGAGATTTGGTTTCTCTGCCGCCAATATGATGCCCAACAAGCTCTAGAAATGGGTTTAATTAATTGTGTTGTCCCAGTGGAACAACTAGAAGCGGAAGGTATTCAATGGGCGCAGGAGATTTTAGAAAAAAGTCCGATCGCAATTCGATGTCTCAAAGCCGCCTTCAATGCTGATTGTGACGGACAAGCTGGTTTACAAGAGCTAGCTGGCAATGCCACCCTACTTTATTACATGACAGAAGAAGGGTCTGAGGGCAAACAAGCCTTTCTAGAAAAGCGTCCACCAGATTTTCGCTCTTTTCCTTGGCTACCTTAG
- the egtD gene encoding L-histidine N(alpha)-methyltransferase: MLTTSLRMLNEHYQFLNNEGEDVIQGLTQSPKTLPPKYFYDDRGSELFEKICELPEYYPTRTEAWILQQYADEIAQITGNCELVELGSGSSTKTLFLLDAYQKIASSCRYIPIDVSHGILKSSVLKLQQKYPNFFVEGLIGTYEQALMKLESTFASSRMIFFLGSSLGNFNPQECDDFLKQITRTLQPSDYFLLGIDLQKPKEILEPAYNDSQGVTAAFNLNILSHLNWRFQGNFDLNLFNHQAIYNQSDAQVEMYLHCQKSHEVSLEALDLQVLFADGESILTEISRKFDLLKMQKQLETHGLKTVKIWTDPKQWFGLILCQA; the protein is encoded by the coding sequence ATGTTAACAACATCTCTAAGAATGCTGAATGAGCATTATCAATTTCTCAACAACGAAGGTGAAGATGTTATTCAAGGATTAACTCAAAGTCCCAAAACTTTACCCCCTAAATATTTTTACGACGATCGCGGTTCAGAATTATTTGAAAAAATATGTGAACTACCAGAATATTACCCAACACGAACGGAAGCATGGATTTTGCAGCAATATGCCGATGAAATAGCTCAGATAACAGGTAATTGTGAACTTGTAGAATTAGGTAGTGGCAGTTCTACAAAAACTCTCTTTTTGTTAGATGCTTACCAAAAAATTGCTAGTTCCTGTAGATATATACCCATTGATGTTAGTCATGGAATCTTAAAATCTAGCGTACTAAAGCTACAACAAAAATATCCGAATTTCTTTGTTGAAGGATTAATAGGAACTTATGAACAAGCCTTGATGAAGCTAGAATCAACATTTGCATCATCACGGATGATTTTTTTCTTGGGCAGTTCTCTTGGTAATTTTAACCCACAAGAATGTGATGATTTTTTAAAACAAATTACTAGGACTTTACAACCAAGTGACTACTTTCTTTTGGGGATTGATTTACAAAAACCTAAAGAAATTTTGGAGCCGGCTTATAACGATAGTCAGGGAGTAACTGCTGCTTTTAACTTGAATATTCTTTCCCATTTAAATTGGCGTTTTCAAGGGAATTTTGACCTCAACTTATTCAATCACCAAGCTATTTATAATCAAAGTGATGCTCAAGTTGAGATGTACCTGCATTGTCAAAAGAGTCATGAGGTATCTCTAGAAGCCCTAGATTTACAAGTTTTATTTGCTGATGGAGAGAGCATTCTCACCGAAATTTCGCGCAAGTTTGATTTACTAAAGATGCAAAAACAACTTGAGACACACGGGCTTAAGACCGTGAAAATTTGGACAGATCCCAAGCAGTGGTTTGGGTTAATTCTTTGTCAAGCTTAA
- the ovoA gene encoding 5-histidylcysteine sulfoxide synthase yields MNSLQSTYPPKLDSCDRQVILDYFENAWQLEDILWKSVIGEDTFYLNPDPLRNHLIFYLGHSAVFYINKLIQVGLLEKRLNPDYEILFEIGVDPAIPEELNEAIAHLEWPQVAQTWEYREQAYSVICEVIKTTPITLPIHPTDPLWALMMGIEHQRIHIETSSMLIRQLPIERVKRPQNWQYAPFNGYTPQNEMIKVAGGVVKLGKAFDDVTYGWDIDYGDRTVEVAPFFASKYLITNSEFIYFVKAGGYENQEYWDEESWNWKTRYNIQCPRFWLHENGSYKYRAMFDKIDLPLDWPVEVNHYEATAYCRWQGRDTRLMSEAEYHLATYANGLTENIENYNLNFKFGSPSPVGMLESTKSHSGLYDLRGNVWEWLSDNLNPLAGYEPHFLYQDNSAIFFDTKHQMMLGGCWITNGTEALKYYRNWFRPNFYQHSGFRIVQDI; encoded by the coding sequence ATGAACAGTCTTCAATCTACTTATCCGCCAAAACTAGATAGTTGCGATCGCCAAGTTATTCTCGATTACTTTGAAAATGCTTGGCAACTGGAAGATATATTATGGAAAAGTGTGATTGGTGAGGATACATTTTACCTCAATCCCGATCCTCTGAGAAATCATCTAATTTTTTATCTGGGACATTCGGCTGTTTTCTACATCAATAAATTAATTCAGGTAGGATTATTAGAAAAACGCCTTAATCCAGACTATGAAATCCTCTTTGAAATTGGAGTTGATCCAGCGATACCAGAGGAATTAAATGAAGCGATCGCTCATCTGGAATGGCCGCAAGTTGCACAGACTTGGGAGTATCGAGAACAAGCATATTCGGTAATTTGCGAAGTCATTAAAACCACCCCCATTACTCTGCCAATTCATCCCACTGATCCCCTTTGGGCTTTAATGATGGGGATTGAACATCAGCGTATTCACATTGAAACCTCGTCGATGTTAATTCGCCAACTACCAATTGAGAGAGTCAAACGTCCCCAAAACTGGCAATATGCTCCTTTTAATGGTTACACTCCTCAAAACGAAATGATAAAAGTTGCTGGTGGGGTAGTAAAACTGGGTAAAGCCTTTGACGATGTGACCTATGGATGGGATATTGATTATGGCGATCGCACCGTTGAAGTTGCACCTTTTTTTGCCAGTAAATATCTGATTACCAATTCCGAATTTATCTATTTTGTCAAGGCTGGTGGCTACGAAAATCAAGAATATTGGGATGAAGAATCTTGGAATTGGAAAACTCGATACAATATTCAATGTCCAAGATTTTGGTTACATGAAAATGGGAGCTACAAATATCGAGCCATGTTTGATAAAATCGACTTACCCCTAGATTGGCCTGTGGAAGTCAATCACTATGAAGCAACAGCTTATTGTCGTTGGCAAGGTAGAGATACTCGTTTAATGAGTGAAGCTGAGTACCATTTAGCAACTTATGCTAATGGTTTGACAGAGAATATAGAAAATTATAATCTCAATTTTAAATTTGGCTCACCTAGTCCCGTTGGGATGTTAGAAAGTACAAAAAGTCATTCTGGATTATATGATTTAAGGGGCAATGTTTGGGAATGGTTGAGTGATAATTTAAACCCACTTGCAGGATATGAGCCTCATTTTCTTTATCAAGATAATTCTGCAATCTTTTTCGATACAAAGCATCAAATGATGTTAGGAGGATGTTGGATAACTAATGGTACAGAAGCTTTAAAATATTACCGTAATTGGTTCCGTCCCAATTTTTATCAGCATTCTGGTTTTCGGATTGTTCAAGATATTTAA